From a single Lewinella sp. LCG006 genomic region:
- a CDS encoding carboxypeptidase-like regulatory domain-containing protein: MRYFYLLLISQMALLATGASQTIFTGKVQDKKGEPIIGANVYLVGSYDGTVTNEKGYFEFTTTETGSWSLAITYLGYDKWESTVVANNQPQQFQVTLLEGANQLDAVVITAGAFAAGDGKKSVTLNTLDIVTTAGASGDVIGALQTLPGAQRVGENGRLFVRGGAAYETKTFIDGAYVAQPYTSTVPNVPARGRFSPLLFQGTTFSTGGYSAAYGQALSSALILSSEDLAPHTLTGISLMSVGGSLSHTQRWENTSVAVSADYTNLEPYLHLVPQDIQWDKAPKTAGGQLIMRHQTRSGGLLKLQAQHHRSSMALRTPSPLQVTDTIAVGLENDYTYTGLGYQTMLGNQWSLKTTLAYTRHEDRTTTIANIKEQQQSWTANAQLSTEIQTGHLLRMGLNYIDEHWAEQLEIAAFSADQRIQEPLLAAYIEDDWSVTNKLITRLGTRMEYRSTTQEWSLSPRLSLAYKTGTYSQVSIAGGRFVQTPTEQRLFANPNLQSEEALHLLANWQWQKAGRTLRVEAYEKSYRQLVLQQEATFTNEGGGYARGIDVFYRDKLSLKNSDFWVSYAYLDTERRFDQFTDPVQPNFAAKHTLNIVYKYWVPRWQSMIGLTGVWASPRNYFHPEGTAVAGRTSPFKDLSLNWSYLTQIKGHFTVLHLSFSNVPGFINHFGEQFSQQPAADGTYPAITVRPPAKRFAFVGLFVSIGEEGASLY, from the coding sequence ATGCGATACTTCTACCTTTTACTAATCAGCCAAATGGCCCTACTGGCTACAGGTGCCAGCCAGACCATCTTTACGGGTAAGGTCCAGGATAAGAAAGGCGAGCCTATTATTGGAGCTAATGTGTACCTGGTCGGCAGCTACGATGGGACGGTTACCAACGAAAAAGGCTACTTTGAGTTTACGACCACCGAAACGGGCAGTTGGTCGCTGGCGATCACCTATTTGGGCTACGACAAATGGGAAAGCACCGTAGTGGCAAACAACCAGCCCCAACAATTTCAAGTAACCTTATTGGAAGGGGCAAATCAGTTAGACGCCGTTGTGATCACCGCTGGTGCCTTTGCCGCTGGGGATGGGAAGAAATCGGTGACGCTCAATACCCTTGATATCGTTACGACAGCGGGTGCTTCCGGTGATGTTATTGGGGCTTTGCAGACTTTGCCAGGGGCTCAGCGAGTGGGGGAGAATGGTCGCCTATTTGTGCGCGGCGGTGCTGCCTACGAAACCAAAACCTTTATCGATGGTGCTTACGTTGCCCAGCCTTATACCAGCACCGTACCCAATGTGCCCGCTCGGGGGCGTTTTTCTCCTCTTTTATTCCAGGGTACTACTTTTAGTACGGGTGGTTATTCGGCAGCCTACGGACAGGCTTTATCCAGCGCCTTAATACTGTCCTCAGAAGATTTAGCGCCCCATACGTTAACGGGTATCTCCCTGATGAGCGTCGGTGGCAGTTTGAGCCATACACAACGTTGGGAAAACACTTCCGTAGCAGTTTCGGCCGACTATACCAACCTCGAACCTTACCTGCACTTGGTACCCCAGGACATCCAGTGGGATAAAGCCCCCAAAACGGCGGGTGGACAGCTGATTATGCGCCACCAAACCCGTAGCGGGGGGCTACTGAAATTGCAAGCTCAGCATCATCGCAGTAGTATGGCTTTGCGCACACCGAGCCCCCTGCAAGTAACGGATACCATCGCCGTAGGGCTGGAAAATGATTATACCTATACGGGCCTAGGCTACCAAACCATGCTCGGTAACCAGTGGAGCCTGAAAACGACTTTGGCGTACACTCGACACGAAGATCGCACTACCACCATAGCCAACATAAAGGAGCAACAGCAAAGCTGGACAGCGAATGCGCAGTTGAGCACCGAAATCCAGACTGGTCATCTCCTGCGCATGGGGCTTAACTATATCGATGAGCATTGGGCGGAGCAACTAGAAATTGCAGCATTCAGCGCTGACCAAAGGATTCAAGAGCCCCTACTTGCCGCTTACATAGAAGATGATTGGTCTGTTACCAATAAGTTGATTACACGACTAGGTACGCGCATGGAGTACCGTTCTACCACTCAGGAGTGGAGCCTCAGTCCTCGTTTATCCCTGGCTTATAAAACAGGTACTTACAGCCAAGTCAGTATCGCTGGGGGGCGCTTTGTGCAAACGCCTACCGAGCAGCGACTTTTTGCTAATCCGAATTTACAATCGGAAGAAGCATTGCACTTGCTTGCTAATTGGCAATGGCAAAAGGCGGGGCGCACCCTACGTGTGGAGGCTTACGAGAAATCGTACCGACAACTTGTTTTACAACAAGAAGCGACATTTACCAACGAGGGTGGCGGTTATGCCCGTGGAATTGACGTCTTTTATCGAGACAAACTGTCTCTAAAGAACAGCGATTTCTGGGTTTCTTACGCTTACCTGGACACGGAGCGTCGTTTTGATCAGTTCACTGACCCCGTGCAGCCTAATTTTGCGGCCAAGCACACCCTCAATATCGTCTATAAATATTGGGTGCCTCGCTGGCAATCAATGATTGGCCTGACGGGCGTGTGGGCCTCTCCCCGGAATTACTTCCATCCGGAGGGCACCGCAGTAGCAGGAAGGACCAGTCCTTTTAAAGACCTAAGTCTCAATTGGAGTTACCTGACCCAGATCAAGGGGCACTTTACGGTACTGCACCTATCCTTCTCCAACGTACCTGGATTTATCAATCATTTTGGGGAGCAGTTTAGTCAACAGCCTGCTGCTGACGGTACCTATCCCGCAATTACTGTTCGTCCTCCAGCCAAGCGATTTGCCTTTGTCGGCTTATTTGTCAGCATTGGTGAGGAGGGGGCAAGCTTGTATTAA
- the panB gene encoding 3-methyl-2-oxobutanoate hydroxymethyltransferase — protein MSVHREVKKVTTHILQAMKARGEKIAMLTAYDYSMARILDAAGVDVLLVGDSASNVMAGHETTLPITLDQMIYHASSVVRAVNRALVVVDLPFGTYQGNSKLALESTIRIMKESGAHAVKLEGGAEIDESIKRILKAGVPVMGHLGLTPQSIYKFGTYTVRAKEEEEADQLIRDAKILQKLGCFAIVLEKIPAHLTKIVSEELIIPTIGIGGGAHADGQVLVTHDMVGITKDFHPRFLRRYLELFDVMKEATEQYIRDVKSGDFPNDNEQY, from the coding sequence ATGTCCGTTCATAGAGAAGTCAAAAAAGTAACGACGCATATCCTACAGGCGATGAAAGCCAGAGGGGAAAAAATTGCGATGCTAACGGCCTATGATTACAGTATGGCTCGTATTCTTGATGCTGCCGGCGTGGACGTCCTGCTCGTTGGAGATTCCGCTTCGAATGTTATGGCCGGGCACGAAACGACCCTTCCTATTACCCTGGATCAGATGATTTATCACGCCAGTTCTGTCGTGAGGGCCGTCAACCGGGCCCTGGTGGTCGTTGATCTACCTTTTGGTACTTACCAGGGCAATAGCAAACTGGCCTTGGAGTCCACCATTAGAATCATGAAAGAATCTGGGGCGCACGCGGTGAAATTGGAGGGAGGAGCTGAAATTGATGAGAGCATCAAGCGTATTCTGAAAGCCGGGGTGCCGGTAATGGGTCACTTGGGGCTTACCCCTCAGTCGATTTATAAATTTGGCACTTATACCGTACGTGCGAAAGAAGAAGAGGAAGCAGATCAACTGATCAGGGATGCTAAAATTTTGCAAAAGCTGGGTTGTTTTGCCATTGTTTTGGAAAAAATCCCTGCTCACTTGACTAAAATTGTCAGTGAAGAACTCATCATTCCTACCATTGGTATTGGAGGAGGAGCGCATGCTGATGGGCAAGTTTTGGTTACCCACGACATGGTAGGTATTACCAAGGATTTCCATCCTCGTTTCTTGCGTCGCTACCTGGAGTTATTCGATGTCATGAAAGAGGCCACTGAGCAGTACATAAGAGATGTAAAGAGTGGTGATTTCCCCAACGATAATGAGCAGTATTAG
- the dnaK gene encoding molecular chaperone DnaK, with the protein MSKIIGIDLGTTNSCVAVMEGNEPVVIPNDEGRRTTPSVVAFMDNGERKIGDPAKRQAITNPTRTVSSIKRFMGSRFSELKNEVERVPYKVVKGDNDTVRVDIDGRMYTAQEISAMVLQKMKKVAEDFLGQEVTEAVVTVPAYFNDSQRQATKEAGEIAGLKISRIINEPTAAALSYGLDKRSQDMTIAVYDLGGGTFDISILELGDGVFEVKSTNGDTHLGGDDFDRVIIDFLAEEFQKQENMDLRKDPMALQRLKDAAEKAKIELSSGSETEINLPYITAVDGVPKHLVVKLSRAKFEQLADSLVERTLKPCQDALKDAGLSTSDIDEIILVGGSTRIPRIQEAVEKFFGKKPNKGVNPDEVVAVGAAIQGGVLSGDVQDVLLLDVTPLSMGIETMGGVYDVVIEANSTIPTKKSKVYSTASDNQPSVEIHILQGERSMAKDNRTVGRFILNDIPPAPRGVPQIEVSFDMDANGILSVSAKDKGTGKEQSIRIEASTGLSKEEIARMKAEAEANADSDREARERIEKLNGAENLVFQTEKQLKEYGDKLPAEKKEAIEKAAADLKAAKDAEDMDGIEKHMETLNAAWQAASQEMYQATQEAGANGEATANAGAGAANGAGAAEDVTDVEYEEVEDK; encoded by the coding sequence ATGAGCAAGATTATCGGTATTGACCTTGGAACCACCAACTCCTGCGTCGCAGTGATGGAGGGCAACGAGCCGGTAGTTATCCCCAATGACGAAGGACGCCGCACGACCCCTTCGGTAGTCGCTTTCATGGATAATGGTGAGCGCAAGATTGGTGATCCTGCCAAACGTCAAGCAATTACCAACCCAACGCGTACGGTTTCTTCGATCAAGCGTTTCATGGGCTCACGTTTCTCTGAATTGAAAAATGAAGTTGAACGCGTTCCTTACAAAGTTGTAAAAGGCGACAATGATACCGTTCGGGTAGACATTGATGGCCGTATGTATACTGCCCAGGAAATTTCTGCGATGGTATTGCAGAAAATGAAGAAAGTAGCTGAAGACTTTTTGGGTCAGGAAGTTACAGAGGCCGTTGTGACGGTGCCTGCCTACTTCAACGATTCTCAGCGTCAAGCAACCAAAGAAGCTGGTGAGATCGCGGGTCTGAAGATCAGCCGTATCATCAACGAGCCTACGGCTGCTGCACTTTCTTACGGACTCGACAAGCGTTCGCAGGACATGACTATCGCTGTCTATGACTTGGGTGGTGGTACCTTCGATATTTCTATCCTTGAACTGGGTGACGGTGTTTTCGAAGTGAAATCTACCAATGGTGATACGCACCTTGGGGGTGATGACTTTGACCGCGTGATCATTGATTTCCTGGCAGAAGAATTCCAGAAGCAGGAAAACATGGACTTGCGTAAGGACCCAATGGCGCTTCAGCGCTTGAAGGATGCTGCCGAGAAAGCTAAGATTGAGCTTTCCAGTGGTTCTGAAACGGAAATCAACCTGCCTTATATCACAGCTGTTGACGGTGTACCCAAGCACTTGGTGGTTAAATTGTCTAGGGCGAAATTTGAGCAATTGGCCGACAGTCTGGTAGAACGTACGCTTAAGCCTTGTCAGGATGCACTGAAAGACGCGGGTCTTTCTACCAGTGATATCGACGAAATCATCCTCGTGGGTGGTTCTACACGTATCCCTCGCATCCAGGAAGCAGTAGAGAAGTTCTTCGGCAAGAAGCCTAATAAAGGAGTGAACCCCGATGAAGTGGTAGCCGTAGGTGCTGCTATTCAAGGTGGTGTACTAAGTGGAGATGTACAGGACGTACTCCTACTCGACGTAACTCCGCTTTCTATGGGTATCGAAACCATGGGTGGTGTTTACGACGTAGTAATCGAAGCCAACAGCACGATTCCTACCAAGAAGTCGAAGGTGTATTCTACCGCATCTGACAACCAGCCTTCGGTAGAGATTCACATTCTTCAGGGAGAACGCTCCATGGCGAAAGACAACCGTACGGTTGGTCGCTTCATCCTGAACGATATTCCACCTGCACCGCGTGGTGTACCTCAGATCGAAGTATCTTTCGATATGGACGCCAACGGTATCCTGAGCGTTTCCGCCAAGGACAAAGGCACGGGTAAAGAGCAGAGCATTCGCATCGAAGCTTCTACTGGTTTGAGCAAAGAAGAAATTGCTCGGATGAAAGCAGAGGCAGAAGCCAATGCTGATTCAGACCGCGAAGCAAGAGAGCGTATCGAGAAGTTGAATGGTGCGGAGAACCTGGTTTTCCAAACTGAGAAACAACTCAAAGAATACGGCGACAAGCTACCTGCGGAGAAAAAAGAAGCCATCGAGAAAGCTGCTGCAGACTTGAAAGCTGCTAAAGATGCCGAAGATATGGACGGTATCGAAAAGCACATGGAAACATTGAATGCTGCTTGGCAGGCTGCCAGCCAGGAAATGTACCAGGCTACCCAAGAAGCTGGAGCCAATGGCGAAGCAACAGCTAACGCAGGTGCGGGTGCTGCCAACGGAGCCGGAGCTGCTGAAGATGTAACGGATGTAGAATACGAAGAGGTAGAGGACAAGTAA
- a CDS encoding DUF4249 family protein encodes MTINNPLLFLFLGATLLWSSCETDFQLEGEWKDIPVVYSFLSAQDTAYYIRVERAFLEPGGNAREIAQIPDSIYYGINDVTVKLERLSDGTTATLERVDGRDEGYPREEGDFVNEPNYLYKLRRSQLNLNEGNDFRVIIERDGEEPATASSVMISEIEVANLPISGFFNFGDYSKTTRFGFRPSGEEGRVFDIRMIFKYRETDPANPTNFLSKEAVWVIANNIIRDEEVSAQSVTVPNEAFYQFVASELEPISNGNRKFDGIYIQVTAAGVEIEDYLRIANANIGITSAQSIPVYSNVQNGVGIVSSRYQVLSDVFTLGAESRDSLYNSVLTADLRFVP; translated from the coding sequence ATGACGATTAATAACCCCCTACTGTTCCTTTTTTTAGGTGCTACATTGCTTTGGTCTTCTTGCGAAACAGATTTTCAATTGGAAGGTGAATGGAAAGATATCCCCGTTGTTTATTCTTTTCTTTCTGCACAGGATACGGCTTATTACATTCGCGTTGAGCGTGCTTTTCTCGAACCTGGTGGTAATGCCCGAGAGATTGCCCAAATTCCTGACTCCATCTACTATGGTATCAACGACGTTACCGTAAAGTTGGAGCGATTAAGTGATGGCACCACCGCCACACTCGAAAGAGTAGATGGCCGTGACGAAGGCTATCCGAGAGAGGAAGGCGATTTTGTCAATGAGCCTAATTATCTCTACAAACTCAGAAGAAGCCAACTCAATCTCAACGAGGGCAACGATTTCCGCGTAATCATTGAGAGAGATGGTGAAGAACCAGCTACGGCAAGCTCCGTAATGATCAGTGAGATTGAAGTTGCTAACTTGCCGATTTCCGGATTTTTTAACTTTGGCGATTATTCCAAAACTACGCGTTTTGGTTTCCGCCCCAGTGGAGAAGAAGGAAGGGTTTTTGATATCCGCATGATCTTCAAATACCGGGAGACAGATCCTGCTAATCCAACTAATTTCCTGAGTAAGGAAGCCGTATGGGTGATTGCCAATAACATCATCAGGGATGAAGAAGTGTCAGCGCAATCCGTGACGGTACCCAATGAAGCTTTTTACCAATTCGTCGCTTCTGAATTGGAGCCCATCTCCAACGGTAACCGCAAATTTGATGGCATCTACATCCAGGTCACTGCCGCCGGAGTAGAGATTGAAGACTACCTGCGTATCGCCAATGCCAATATTGGGATTACATCGGCACAGTCTATTCCCGTTTATTCAAATGTTCAAAACGGGGTAGGCATTGTTTCTTCCCGCTATCAAGTCTTGTCAGATGTCTTTACCCTCGGAGCAGAATCTCGAGATAGCTTATACAATAGTGTACTCACTGCAGATTTGCGGTTTGTTCCTTAG